Below is a genomic region from Prolixibacteraceae bacterium.
CATTTGTGTTGGTTTTCCATTCAAATATACCATGAAATCTGTAGTTCCTCTGACGCTAACATTTCCATCAGCATCAAGATCAACTGAAGGAAGTTTGTTCAAAATGTCTACTGCAGTACCTCCTTTTGCAGTCTCGAAATCTTTCGTGTTATATGATTTCTTTTCAATGGTTGCCTGAACAGTGCTCCTTTTTGCAATGACATTGACATCACCAATGTTATGTGTGGCAGTTGAAAGTGACGTTGTTGAAAGAGATCTCCATTTTCCTCCTTGGGTAATTGAGATATTTTTTATCGTGTCATTTTGATAACCTATGAATGAAAATATGACATCATATTTACCTTCTTTAAGCTTTAATTCATATGTTCCATTGTTGTTAGTGAAAACACCAAATGGTTTATTTGAAGCCTTTTCTATGGCTTTTACTGTCACAAATGGAAGTGTCTCTCCTGAATTTGCATCCTTGACTAGTCCTTTAATTCCTTTCTGAGCAAATAGTGTATTTGCTGTCAAGAGAAGAATAAAAACAAGTAGTTGTTTCGTTTTCATAAATATTTAGTTTTGTTGTATTATCGATTGCATAATCATTTTAAGTGAAGAAGAATCTACATAAGTTATGATATTTCTCTATATGCAAAAGAATAGAACTACTTACTCTATCTATGGTATAAATGAAAAAGAAATGGTATAATTAGATTTGTTTGCGATAATCATTGGGTGTTTGCTTCGTTACCCTTTTGAAATATTTCACAAAATGAGATGGGTCCTTAAAATGCATATTATATGCTACCTCAGAAATGGATAGAGATGTATATTTTATTTGTCTTTTAGCCTCCTTTATAATTACATCTGATATGATTTCGGATGCTGCCATCCCGACACATTTCTTGCATATTGAGTTAAGGTTCTGAGGTGTGGTATTTAGATTGGCTGCATAAAAGCTAACTTTCCGTTCTTTGGTTGCGTATTGTTCTACTTGTTGAAAGAATGTATTGTAATCAGTTTGATGTTTCTTTACTCTTAATGGTTCAGTTGCAAATTCTAGGATTTTAGAGAATATAGTTTTAAGAAGACTATGGAAAAATGTTAAGTTCAGTGTTGGGTATTCTTCATTGAGGACACCGAGTAAATTTGTTAAACTATTTTGGAATGTTATTTCAATGTGTTCATATTGAGTTAATTTAACCTTTAAGAGTTCGAGCTCTTGATCGCTGCAATTTGGAAAAAAATCTTTCTGTATTAGAATCACAAAACCATCAGGTTCAGATCGTAAATCCCAATGGTGGACTTGTCCATTCTTTACGATAAAAATAGAAGGAGTATTTATTTCGTATCTATGATCATCAATAGTATGAGATCCTTGACCTTGATACAGGTAGACAATTTCTAAGTAGCCGTGATGAATATGTGGTCTTGTTTTTCTTATATGCTTTCTAAATGGTGCTATTTTAAAAGCTTCTTTGGGGTGTAGTTTGTTTTTCTTTTCGATCATATTGCATGTGTTTAAATACTAGCAACAAGATAGACTATATATTTGTTATGGAATACTCAATTTTGAATAAAAAATGTCCCTATTCCTCATAAATAATATGGTACACGTCGTATTGTACTCAAAGAACTTAATGTCTCTTAAAGTACATTTAAAGTGCAAATTCTGGTTGGAGACACGGAAAATGGAACTACCATTTTAAGAACGATAATGAAATAGACTCTTTGTCATTTGCTATGAATATCATTCAATTTATTTGAGGTTTAATATTGACGTTCAAAATGTACTTTTTGTCTGTAAAAAGATGCAGGAGGCAATTGTCATACGTTATTTGAGATCGTGATAAAGTGCCTCCTGTTTTTGATATTATGGTAAGAGTGAATTGTGTTCTTTAAAACTACTTGGTTTCAATGTTTATATTCAAATTTTTACAATCTACTTTTAGTCCGAGTTCTTTTGGTTTGTAGATTCCGAATTTAAAGTATGGACCTTGGATATCATTTTTTCCAACATAACCTTTCCAATCAGCAACCATTTTGTTGTTTATCCAAACTTTTACTCTTCCTTTCGAAGTTGAGAGGTCTTCTGTTTTACTATAAGTTGAGTATTTAATTTCAACTTTCATTTTGATCCATTGATTAAATGCGATAGACGATATTTTATTTTCATAAACCACAGATCCAAATTTACCATCTTTACCTACATCTTTATACTTATCATTAAATGGTTTTGGTCTCACTTTGAATGAGGGATCAGACATTCTGTTTGCATCACTTCTCATAATAAGATAGATGTCTCCCTCTTTAATAATAAAAGCTCCAATTGGTCCACCAGCTGATTGCTCTACCTGCCAGCCATTTTTTCTTTTTGTTTTGTAGCTGTAACCAATATTCTTTTTAAAATACATGGTGTCAAGCATCGATGCGAAGGTGTTTTCATTCCAATATTTTAGTTCTCCTCTTGGATTTTTCAAAAGAGACCTATCTGGGCGACCGTGCCATTGGGCAAAGATGCCTCCATGTTGTTTTGTTAGCTTCTCAGGGAACCGTACGCTCCACTCATAAGTAACAAGATCTCCATAGTTGCCTTGGTGGCTATACTTATATAGTTTTTTTATTTTGCTTAATGTTTCTCTTTTTTTCGAGGTGACTCCTTTTAGATTTATTTCAGAAGCAAAGCAGGTCGTAAACTCGATTCTGTTGGCTTTATTATCTGCCTGAAAATGATAGATCGTATCGGTTGTAGTAACCTCTCTGCTTACAATTCCATGTGGTGGTTTGTTCCCAATAATGATAAACTTATTGTCGATTATCTCATTTCTTTTTGCGATATCTTTTTGTGCACTGAGTCTACTTAATAGCTGTTTTGTATTTTGCTTTTCTTGTGAGAGGGCTCCAGTTGTTGTGAATAGTATAGCTATCCAACTGATCATGTATAAAGTCTTTTTTATCATTGTAGTATGTTTTATTGTGCCGGCATTATTGTTTTTTAATTATTGTAAAGGTAATTTGAATCGTCTTATTTGTAGTTCATTTTTTTCTAAAACCATTTGATTAATTGGTTTGCAAATGTTGAATTTACTTTTGAAATTGTTTTATTTAAATTTGCAATACATTAATTATTAGAGGTTTTGCGTCTGTGTCTTATTTGTTTGTTTTTGTTGAGAATATCGTTTTATTACTATGATTAAAGAATGTCGAAATACGTATTTGAAATCGTTTCAACATTGATTAGGTTATTTGAATTGTAAAAGAAATATCGTGTCATGAGTGTTTCGTAAAATTGCTATTACTAAATCAAGTAATAAATGTTACAACCGATTTCAATATGATAACACAAAAGATTAAAAAAACAGCGTTAGGTTTCGCGATGAGTTTACTATTGGTAGGCAACTCTTCTTTTGCTGCAAAGAAACTTGTTGTCCAGGATAAGATTATTGCGGAAAAGATCACTTTTGAAGATAACTCGGTATTGTCAAGTTGGAGATCTTTGACAGGAGAGGTGAAATTAAGTAGATCTCATCAAAAAGATGGGAAGAGTTCTTTGCTGTGGTCTATGAGCAGCGATGATGCTCTCGTAGTCAATGGTCTTATCGGTCTTAAAAGAGCTACATCAGAATATTCAGGAGGTCAACCTGAAGTTTATGAGCCTGCATACTATGGGAAGAATAAATATGGAGGTGTGAAGTTTTGGATATATCAAGAAAAAGCCAAGAAAGGAGAGATGTGGTGTTATTTAGGTGATGGAAAAAAAGGAGCTTTGACTAACCCTAAATATAGATTTTCGATGAATCTTAATTTTACTGGATGGAGAGCCGTTTGGGTTCAGTTTGAAGAGGATGCGAAAGTGAAATCATATAAGGGAAATAACAAGGTAAATACCTTTGTTTTTCAACCTAACAACTCAATTTCTTCGGGTAAAATATTCTTTGATCACTTTCAATTGGTTGATTTTGTATCATATAAGAGGCATTCTGATTTAGTGTTTAAGAATAACAAAAAAGCTGTCAGATCAGATACATATGAGATTTATAGCTCTTACCAGAAGTACTTAGGGATTGGAAAGAAGAATGAAAGGAACACTGTAGTAAATAAGGGTGATTTTAAAAATATTGAGAATCGTTTGGATTATCTTATTTTAGGTGATAAAGCTAATGATTGGAAAAGTCATTATGGCTCCATCAGTGATCAACTTTCTAAAAGAATTAATACAGCAAATGATTTCTATAGTAAATTGAAGATAAAAGATACACCTAAGGGAATTAAAGGGGTACCCCTATATTCTTGTCGTGATGAACAAGGAGAATTATATGGGCATAACTTTCAGCGTGTGATTGAATCAACACTATTCCCATTGTCTTTTGATTATAGGTTTAATAATACAAAATCATCAAAAGATAAGGTCTTTACATTATACAAATATTTAGAGGATCAAGGTTGGGCTGCTGGAAGTGCTGTTGGTACATTAGATCATGTAATACGACTAAATGGATTTGCTGTTTCTGCATTCTTGATGAGAAATGATATGAGTGATGAGCAAAGACATCGTATACAGGCATGCTTGGCATGGCATACTCGAATAGGGAATATCATTTCAATGGATTACTCGTTGGGGGAAAATACAGATCTTGTTCGAGGTGGTGCATTACCAAAACTAATTTCTATTTTGTTAATGGATTCAGGAGCAAAAAAGAATAAATTAATGAATGATTTCAATGGATATTTGGAACATATTGCTTCAGTTGCACCTGGTTATGCAGATACTTTTAAGCCAGACTACTCTGTTTATCATCATAGAGGAACTTATTTAAATTCATATGGAGTCCAAACATTGAATACAGTATCGATGTTAAGTTGGTTGATGGATGATGGTAGCTTTAGTCTCTCTAATAGTAAAAAAGATTTCTTGAAGAAAGTGTTGTTGAGGCAGAGTGATATTGCTTATGGTCTCTATTTAAACATGGGTGTTTGTGGTCGTTTCCCTTACAAGAATACAGCTTTAGATCGTTATTTAATTACTTCATTTGCCTTTTTAAGTGTAGATGATAAGCGAGTGGAAGATAGAAGTTTGGCAGCACGTCTTAATGATATATACTCATTGTCTTCTCCAGAAGCTTGCTATGCATTGACATTTCCACAATTAACCTATACAGGTACTCTTGGAACTTTGTCTTTAATTGATATAGTACACAAACAGATGGGACATGTCGTTGAACTTCCTAAAGCTCAAAATATATCAATGCCGTATTCCAGTTTATCTGTACAAAGAGGTAAAGATTGGTACTTCTCAGTGAAAGGTTATAACAAATATATTTGGGATTATGAAACAGGACATAAAGGGGAGAATAATCTTGGTCGTTATTTAAGCTTTGGCTCAGTACTCGCATTAAAAGGGGCACCTAGGGATGCTATGAGACGTGCCGGAATTGAACAAAATAAAGGTTTTCATTGGGCATATCTGCCAGGTGCTACGACAAAAGCCTTGCCAATTGAAAAGGTCTATTATGAGAATAAACCGACGGGTAAATATAAGGAAGGGTATCATCGAAGTTTTGCAAATACTACTTTTGCGGGAGGTTTATCTTCGAATCATAAAAATGGACTTTATGCAATGGAGCTTAGAGATGATGTTGGGCCTAATACTGATGGAGTTCTATTTGATGATACATTTAGAGCAAGAAAATCATATTTTTACTTTGATGATGAAATTATATGCTTAGGTTCGAATATATCTAATCAAGATAAACAATATCATACTGTAACAACTTTGTTTCAGACAAACTTAGAGGATGTTACTCCTTCAAAGGGTTTGCCATGGGTTAATAATGAACAGTTCCCAAATGTTTTAGGGGAAACTAAAAAGTATTCACTGTCATGTATAACAGATGTTCAAGGTATACAATATGTTATCGGAAAGAATTCAGACTCTTTAGTTATTCGTTACAATAAACAGTCATCACTTCTAAATCAAAAAGGTAAATATGTTCCAATTAAGACTCTACATGTCAAAGCGTGGTTTGATCATGGGGTTACTCCTAAAGGAGGTCATTATCAGTATGCAATGTTGATGAATCATAGTAGGAAACAAGCAATGTCGTATAAGAGTAATGTCCCATATCGAGTTATAGAACAGGATGAAGTGGCTCATATTGTTCAGCACCAGATTAAGAATACAACTGCATTTGCTATATTTGATTCGAAGAAATTTGATGGACATGGATTGATTAAATCTGTAAATCATCCGATCCTCGCTTATGTAGTGAATAAAAAAAATAAAGTACATCTGACGGTTGCAAATCCAGATTTAAATATTGCAAAATGGAATCATAATATGTCTTTTATGCCTAACTCAATTGTACATGCCAATGGGAGAGGGGAAATTGTTACGATTTTACTAGATGGAAAGTGGAAACCAGAGAAGGAGTTGGATCAATTAGTATCCATTAAATATTTAGGAAATAATACAGAGATTAAGGTGTTAACGAAGAATGGTCAAAGTATTGATATTCCTCTGCATCAATATCAAATTAAATGGTAAAAATGAAACATATTATCGTAGTCTGTTTACTTTGTGTCATGTCAACATTAACACATGCTAAACAACGAGAACATTACAAAAAGAAACTCGTTTATTCTTGTAATTTTTCTAAACAAGAGGATTTAAATGATTGGGTGATGGAAGGTCCTGGGGTGGCATCCATTAGAAATGGGAAGTTAATTCTTACCCCTTCTTATCAGAAAGTAGTAGCTGATTATTTTTCATCAAAAGGACAAATATTTGATGGTAGGATCACTGATTATTATAAACCTCTTGAAGACGCGATAGAAAGTGAAATTGGAGATGAGGTGAAGAAGTATTATTATGAAGGAGCTTTTAAAGGAGGACATATTGTTTATTGGAACAAATTTCATACTCCTGATAACTATATTCTTTCTTGTGACTTTAAATCGTTATCTCCACATGCTTTACATATGTTGATGTTTAGCTGTACTGGAATCGAAGGTCAGAGTGTTTTTGATAAAAAGCTTAACCCTCGTTGTGGTGTTGCTGCGCAGTATACTAAAGGTGATCTTAAAAATTATAGGATATCTTTTTTTGCTCCATTTCGTGGGACTTCACATATGAGGAAATGTCCTGGAAGAATATTAACAGTAAAGGGTGAAGATCTAACATTGAAACATCCAAATAGAACACACAGACTAAAGGTTGTTAAATATAAAAATTATATTGCATGGTATATTGACAATAAGTTGTGTTTTAGCTTTACTGATGAAACGAAAGAGGGATCATTAGGTGGAGGTCAAACAGCCATAAGACTTATGGTTCCTGCAATTGGTTCTTATGATAATTATAAAATTTATGAAATACATAAGTAGTGGTAACAAAAAAAGTATTTTATTGTTAGCTTTTTGGTGTGCCATGCATGTAAATTAACTAATCGGTGCAAGTCCGTAGTGGAGGTTTGTAGAGCCAACCACCTAGCAGAAGGCAAGGGTGCTTATCGTGAGGTATAACCTGAAGGAAGCCGTATGCAAAACTCTGATCCGAGGTATACGAATCTCATTAGGCGGTATATAACTGGATAAGCTTGCCAAACAAAGTGAAGTCCGAATTCTACACGGAGTTTATACCGTAGATGTGGCGGATAGATGGAGTGAAAGTTAATTTCCTTACCATGGGAGGTCTCACAGATGGATACAGTGTATTTTTTTTCCTGTCCATTCACAAAAAGTTAACTGTGAGAAGTCAGCCGAGGTCATAGTACTGTATCCACTTTACAGGAAGGACTGAATCTTAAATTGTTCATAATACAGACTGTTACCTAATGA
It encodes:
- a CDS encoding helix-turn-helix transcriptional regulator, whose translation is MIEKKNKLHPKEAFKIAPFRKHIRKTRPHIHHGYLEIVYLYQGQGSHTIDDHRYEINTPSIFIVKNGQVHHWDLRSEPDGFVILIQKDFFPNCSDQELELLKVKLTQYEHIEITFQNSLTNLLGVLNEEYPTLNLTFFHSLLKTIFSKILEFATEPLRVKKHQTDYNTFFQQVEQYATKERKVSFYAANLNTTPQNLNSICKKCVGMAASEIISDVIIKEAKRQIKYTSLSISEVAYNMHFKDPSHFVKYFKRVTKQTPNDYRKQI
- a CDS encoding polysaccharide lyase, with product MISWIAILFTTTGALSQEKQNTKQLLSRLSAQKDIAKRNEIIDNKFIIIGNKPPHGIVSREVTTTDTIYHFQADNKANRIEFTTCFASEINLKGVTSKKRETLSKIKKLYKYSHQGNYGDLVTYEWSVRFPEKLTKQHGGIFAQWHGRPDRSLLKNPRGELKYWNENTFASMLDTMYFKKNIGYSYKTKRKNGWQVEQSAGGPIGAFIIKEGDIYLIMRSDANRMSDPSFKVRPKPFNDKYKDVGKDGKFGSVVYENKISSIAFNQWIKMKVEIKYSTYSKTEDLSTSKGRVKVWINNKMVADWKGYVGKNDIQGPYFKFGIYKPKELGLKVDCKNLNINIETK
- a CDS encoding YesU family protein, coding for MKHIIVVCLLCVMSTLTHAKQREHYKKKLVYSCNFSKQEDLNDWVMEGPGVASIRNGKLILTPSYQKVVADYFSSKGQIFDGRITDYYKPLEDAIESEIGDEVKKYYYEGAFKGGHIVYWNKFHTPDNYILSCDFKSLSPHALHMLMFSCTGIEGQSVFDKKLNPRCGVAAQYTKGDLKNYRISFFAPFRGTSHMRKCPGRILTVKGEDLTLKHPNRTHRLKVVKYKNYIAWYIDNKLCFSFTDETKEGSLGGGQTAIRLMVPAIGSYDNYKIYEIHK